In Megalopta genalis isolate 19385.01 chromosome 16, iyMegGena1_principal, whole genome shotgun sequence, the following are encoded in one genomic region:
- the LOC117224537 gene encoding uncharacterized protein LOC117224537: protein MSLKVLLFVAAVAGYASAEFPSYIHVCGLRNPNLDQCIIDSVNSIADTIRVGDPELGIPSAEPFLMDRVNLADLPNFKAYGTNIKIYGLPTYHINSLHVDPEKHQFDVDLTFREIRMEADYNVTARILIPIVATGPIHLVIKDVGAKTQILYELVDHKGKKHMYFSSMTTNLDIKDFDAKFESRNFDKTVQQAVGQALGGSHKEIIETCKPAIESAISKKCLDLANNICKNFTYEELFPDRE, encoded by the exons ATGTCCCTGAAGGTGTTATTGTTCGTCGCGGCAGTCGCGGGTTACGCGAGTGCTGAATTTC CCTCGTATATCCACGTGTGCGGCCTCAGGAACCCTAATCTGGACCAGTGCATAATCGACAGCGTGAACTCTATAGCGGACACGATCCGCGTGGGCGACCCGGAATTGGGCATCCCGTCCGCCGAGCCATTTTTAATGGACCGAGTGAATCTCGCCGACTTGCCGAATTTCAAGGCGTACGGAACGAACATCAAGATCTACGGTCTTCCAACGTATCACATCAATTCCCTGCACGTCGACCCGGAGAAGCATCAGTTCGACGTGGATCTCACGTTCAGGGAGATCCGAATGGAGGCGGATTACAACGTGACCGCGCGAATTTTGATACCCATCGTGGCAACGGGACCGATCCACTTGGTTATCA AGGACGTTGGCGCGAAAACGCAAATACTGTACGAATTGGTCGACCATAAGGGCAAGAAACACATGTACTTCTCGTCGATGACGACGAACCTGGACATCAAGGATTTCGACGCGAAGTTCGAGTCGCGGAACTTCGACAAGACCGTGCAGCAGGCAGTCGGCCAGGCATTGGGCGGCAGCCACAAGGAGATCATCGAAACCTGCAAGCCGGCTATCGAGAGCGCGATCTCGAAGAAATGCCTCGACCTGGCCAACAACATCTGCAAGAATTTCACTTACGAAGAGCTGTTCCCCGATCGAGAGTAA
- the LOC117224535 gene encoding circadian clock-controlled protein daywake: MKGTTASVFVLVTIFATALARDLPEFLHVCKRSDPKLSDCIKASVENVKPYLVHGVPEYKLPSLEPLVLKELVSASGNNINLKLRNVNVYGASNFTVTKMRANIDALRFVIELDFASLSLEGEYDIDGKVILLRIHGSGPMSGNFTNCKGQVKLQAAMTKGEDGQNYVKIVDFKTRIAVGNGRLQLDNLFGGDPTLGEAVNVAINSNFDAFIKEIQPSIESAISDTFLKIANGILTQFTYETLFPLS; the protein is encoded by the exons ATGAAGGGGACCACGGCGTCGGTGTTCGTCCTCGTGACGATTTTTGCTACCGCTTTGGCGCGTGATTTAC CGGAGTTTCTTCACGTTTGCAAGCGGAGCGATCCGAAATTGAGCGACTGCATCAAGGCGAGCGTGGAGAACGTGAAGCCGTACTTGGTGCACGGTGTTCCAGAGTACAAGCTTCCTTCCCTGGAGCCACTGGTGCTGAAAGAATTGGTCTCCGCGTCCGGGAACaatattaatctgaagctgAGGAACGTGAACGTCTACGGGGCCAGTAATTTCACGGTGACCAAAATGAG GGCTAACATCGACGCGTTGCGTTTCGTGATCGAATTGGACTTCGCGAGCCTCTCCCTGGAGGGCGAATACGACATCGACGGAAAAGTGATTCTGTTGAGGATTCACGGTTCGGGCCCGATGTCCGGGAACTTCACGAACTGCAAGGGACAGGTGAAGCTGCAGGCCGCGATGACGAAGGGCGAGGACGGCCAGAATTACGTGAAGATAGTCGACTTCAAGACGAGGATCGCAGTCGGGAACGGTCGTCTGCAGCTGGACAACTTGTTCGGCGGCGACCCGACCCTCGGCGAGGCGGTCAACGTAGCAATCAACAGTAACTTCGACGCGTTCATCAAGGAGATACAGCCGTCCATCGAGAGCGCCATCTCGGACACGTTCTTGAAGATCGCGAACGGCATTCTCACGCAGTTCACCTACGAGACGCTTTTCCCGTTATCGTAA